DNA from Paenibacillus sp. JQZ6Y-1:
TGGGATTTCGACGGATGGAACCTGCTTTTTTGGGCGGATACGCTATGATAATACTAGGCTGGAGGAGCAGGAGATTCCCTTTTCCACTTGGCATTTGTATCAGAATGAAGCATTGGCGGTAGCGGATGGACAGGGCGCAGTGGATACGCTACATCTATGGCAGCGTGATACAAACGGAAGCTATGATGGTGCTTACGAGGTATGCGAGCTGCGATGCAGCTTTCATTCGCAAAAGCTGCACGCTCATCCTCGTCTAAGTGAGGATGGACGGCGATTGTTCTTTAACAGTGACCGCCACGGATACGGCAATCTATATATGGTAGAGTTGCCTGAGGAGCTAGGGCAGCTGCCGCGCTTTAAACGTTCTGAGCATGATGGCGTTTGAATATAATGTAAATACAATAAGTAGGAAGATTATGAGGATGCTTCCATATAATGCTGTCATTGCATCCATACAAAAAGACGACCTGCATGATACAGGTCGTCTTTTTTGTATGCGCTGTGCGCTGATACGATGCTGGAATTACTTCGCAGCAGTGTAACGTGCATTTACAGCATCCCAGTTTACTACATTCCAGAAAGCGCTGATGTAGTCAGGGCGTTTGTTTTGATATTTCAGGTAGTAAGCATGCTCCCATACGTCCAGACCCAGCAGTGGAGTCAGACCTTCAAATACAGGGCTGTCTTGGTTAGGTGTGCTAGTGATTGCCAGTTTGCCGTCTTTGCCGACAACCAGCCATGCCCAGCCGCTACCAAAACGAGTTGTAGCTGCTTTTGCGAAATCTTCTTTGAATTTGTCGAAACCACCCAGCTCGCTGTCAATAGCAGCTGCCAGTTCGCCTGTTGGTGCGCCACCAGCGTCAGGGCCGATTACTTCCCAGAACAGACTGTGGTTATGGTGACCACCGCCGTTGTTGCGAACCGCTGTGCGGATGCTTTCTGGAACGCTGTCCAGATCGGAGATCAGCTCTTCCAGGCTTTTGCCTTGCAGTTCAGGAGCGCTTTCCAGAGCGGTATTCAAATTGGTTACGTATGTGTTATGGTGACGATCGTGGTGGATCAGCATCGTTTGCTCATCAATATGTGGTTCCAGAGCGTTATTCGGGTAAGGTAGTGCCGGTAATTCAAATGCCATCGTAAAATACCTCCTGAGATTTTGAATTTGAAGCGGAAGTTCCACTCCATATGTAGATAAACATCTTACCCTATATATTAAACCGTATATTTTGGACTAAATCAACATTTATGTTTAGAAAGTCCCCTGCATCGCCCTGACATCGCAAAAATATTTTTTCGCTGTTCATGGATATTTATTCAAAAATTGACCGCTGGAAGAAGGATCGTATGTTCGTTTTGTTAGCGCAATGTAAATACGGGGAAATAACCACTCTTTCCCTTATGGAATGGGTAAATCAGGAAGCTGCTTTCTACACTCTTTTCTTTTGTAGAGCGCTTTCATAAAAAGATCATGTAATTTTATGGTAAAAGAAAACCTGACGTCATTATGATAAAAAGTATAGTTACAGCCTAAAACTAATGATATAATCGTTTTTGTCGCTCCTATGTTTTCGCATTAAGATATCATTTTTCGGGGGAATATTTATAATTGGAGCTTTATAAACATAAATCAAAGCCCAATGTTGCCTAAAAGTATCCCGATCTATGGATATTTGGAATCATTTTTGGCGAAAAACGGAGTTATGAAGCGCTTTCACGAGAAAAATGATGTAATTGTCAGAAAGTTATGGTTTAATTAACACTGAGATTATATTGTGCAATAATATGAGGTTTTTTGCCGAAATTTGGGTACAATATAACAGGGGATTTTACACAAACCGAGATGTAGGGCTTATGGCTGGTATATGCAGATGTCCTTCTTTTTTGTGCTTCCCATATGTAGTGTTAAGGGGTATGTTTGCAAACGTTGCTTGATTAAGCTGATAAAGAGGGAGTTTGGATGATGAATATTCGTTCCTTTAAGCTGAGTGATTTGAACCTTGTCCAGGAGCTGCTCCAGGTAGCTCTGTCCGAAGAGTGTTACGAACACACAATGGGACCTTTTGCTAGACAATTGTCCTGGGATTCCGAACTGATTATTGTTGCGGAGCAGGGAGAAGAGATTATTGGCTTGTTAATTGGTACGATTGACCGCAACTTCGGTTGCTACTACCGTATTGCCGTTCATCCTGATGTGAGAGGCAGAGGGATTGGTACTGCATTGATCACGTCGATGGAGAAACGCTTCCAGCAGCGTAACGTTAGCGGCATCATGGTTGCCGGCGACGAGCACAATGAAGTGGTTATGCCACTGTATGCTGCACTTGGATATGACGAAAGCAAAGTGCTGCGCACATTTGAAAAGTTAAGCATTGTTGCGGCAAACGCCTAATTTTCTAATGGTACACTAGAGATAACAGAACAGAAATCATACTTGAATATACACGCTTGCACGAGCGGCCCGCTATCCTGTTAGGGATAACGGTGCTGCCGGACATTGCGGTGCGGACAATCATTGGGATAGATGACGGTTCGAACACCTCGCGATGATCTGGTCACCACGCTTTAGCTGCGTATGCTTTGTTAATGTAACACATTTTGTTTTCCGACAAGGATCGGATAAACGGATGTGTTTTTCTATTTTTTAGACGTTTTTCCAATGGGATGGAGTATAATGGAAGAGAAGTTTTGTGATGAATTACAGGAGGACTGTGTGTCTTTGATCATATATATACAACAAGAATGGCAGCACAAGATACAGGTTTGCGGCTTACCGCAACGGGAACAGGCAAACCGGCAATACGGAGATGGGGAAAGGAGGGCCGCTTCATGACACAGCAAACCCTTGCCGGAGAGACCGGCGCGGAATCAAACCGCTGGGAGCGGCTGAAGCAGGAAATCAAGGACGCGGGACCGGCACTCGGTATCGACGATATCGGCTTTACGACCGCCGATCCTTTTTTATATTTGCGTGAAGTATTGGAAGAGAATCGTCGGAAAGGCTATGAATCTGGGTTTGAAGAACCGGATCTGGACAAGCGAATTGATCCGTCGCTGACATTGGGCGGGGCGCGTTCTATTATTGCGATTGCGGTGACGTATCATTCCAAAATGGAAAATCCGCCAAAGTCTGTGCCTGGTGAATATCGCGGCATTATGGCGCGGTCAGCGTGGGGGCTGGATTATCATACTGTGCTGCGCAATCGGATGCAGCGGTTGGAGGATTTTATCCGTAAACGTGTGCCAGAGGCGCGCATTGAGAGTATGGTCGATACGGGCGCATTGTCTGACCGCGCAGTTGCGCATCGAGCGGGAATTGGCTTTTATGGGCATAACTGTGCGATCATCTCGCCGAAGCTAGGCTCGTGGATTTTCCTCGGAGATATGATTACGGATATTCCATTTGCCCCAGATACGCCGGTAACGGAGGATTGTGGAACCTGTACAAAATGTATTGATGCGTGTCCGACCGGTGCACTTGTGAATCCGGGTCAGCTGAATTCGCAAATTTGCGTTTCCTTTCTGACTCAGACCAAGGGCATGTTGTCCGATGAGCATATGCGCAAGATCGGCAACCGCTTATATGGCTGCGATACTTGCCAGATCGTTTGTCCGAAAAACAAAGGCAAAAGCTGGAGCCATCAGGAAGAGCTGCGCCCTGATCCAGAAAAGGCGAAGCCACTGCTGCTGCCTATTCTGGAGCTGAGCAACAAGCAGTTTAAGCAGGAATTTGGCGATACCTCGTCGGCATGGCGCGGGAAAAATCCGATTCAGCGCAACGCGATCATCGCGCTTGGTAATTTTAAAGATAAAAGCGCGGTACCCAAGTTGGCGGATATGCTAATCAAGGATGTGCGTCCCGTTATTCGCGGTACGATTGCATGGGCACTGAGCCGAATTGGTGGCGAGGAAGCATTGGCTGCCGTACAAAAAGGGCTGGAACGTGAGCAGGAGCATGAAGTGATTGAGCGGCTGCTGACTGCGCAGCATATATTGGAGG
Protein-coding regions in this window:
- a CDS encoding superoxide dismutase; the protein is MAFELPALPYPNNALEPHIDEQTMLIHHDRHHNTYVTNLNTALESAPELQGKSLEELISDLDSVPESIRTAVRNNGGGHHNHSLFWEVIGPDAGGAPTGELAAAIDSELGGFDKFKEDFAKAATTRFGSGWAWLVVGKDGKLAITSTPNQDSPVFEGLTPLLGLDVWEHAYYLKYQNKRPDYISAFWNVVNWDAVNARYTAAK
- a CDS encoding GNAT family N-acetyltransferase; translation: MNIRSFKLSDLNLVQELLQVALSEECYEHTMGPFARQLSWDSELIIVAEQGEEIIGLLIGTIDRNFGCYYRIAVHPDVRGRGIGTALITSMEKRFQQRNVSGIMVAGDEHNEVVMPLYAALGYDESKVLRTFEKLSIVAANA